The following are encoded in a window of Pseudofrancisella aestuarii genomic DNA:
- a CDS encoding enoyl-ACP reductase FabI translates to MGFLKGKKILVTGLLSNKSIAYGIATALHREGAELVFTYVGQFKERVEKIAAEFNPAAVLPCDVTSDEEIKNLFVELAKVWDGLDGLIHSIAFAPRDQLEGNFIDCVTREGFAIAHDISAYSFAALAKEGRAMMKGRKASIVGLTYIGAEKAMPSYNTMGVAKASLEATMRYTALALGEDGINVNCVSAGPIKTLAASGISNFKKMLDYNATVSPLKKNVDIMEVGNTVAFLCSDMASGITGENIHVDAGYHSVLMGNVL, encoded by the coding sequence ATGGGTTTTCTAAAAGGTAAAAAAATATTAGTTACAGGTCTTCTAAGTAATAAATCGATTGCTTATGGTATAGCAACTGCTTTACATAGAGAAGGTGCTGAGCTTGTTTTTACATACGTTGGCCAGTTTAAAGAAAGAGTAGAAAAGATTGCGGCTGAATTTAATCCTGCAGCTGTTCTTCCTTGTGATGTTACTTCTGATGAAGAAATTAAGAACTTATTTGTAGAGTTAGCTAAAGTTTGGGATGGTCTTGATGGTCTTATACACTCTATTGCTTTTGCTCCTCGTGACCAACTAGAAGGTAACTTTATCGACTGTGTTACTCGTGAAGGTTTCGCAATTGCTCATGATATTAGCGCATATTCTTTTGCAGCATTAGCTAAAGAAGGTAGAGCGATGATGAAAGGTAGAAAAGCTTCGATTGTTGGTCTTACATATATTGGTGCTGAAAAAGCTATGCCTAGTTATAACACTATGGGTGTTGCTAAGGCATCTTTAGAAGCTACTATGAGATATACAGCATTAGCGTTAGGTGAAGATGGAATTAATGTGAACTGTGTATCAGCTGGTCCTATCAAAACTTTAGCAGCATCAGGAATATCTAACTTTAAGAAAATGCTTGATTACAATGCTACAGTATCACCGCTTAAAAAGAATGTTGATATTATGGAAGTTGGTAATACGGTTGCATTTTTATGTTCAGATATGGCTTCTGGTATTACGGGTGAGAATATTCACGTAGATGCTGGTTATCATAGTGTATTAATGGGTAACGTTCTTTAA
- a CDS encoding TIGR00730 family Rossman fold protein has product MSTNYKKKKVITDPRGEVSFDRAKAAWDIMKITSELVEGYERLDNITPAVSIFGSARLREGDKHYDATKKLANRLSQEGFSVITGGGPGIMEAANKGAYEGSSISVGLNITLPHEQRANNYQDASLFYRYFFTRKAMFVKHSMAYVVMPGGFGTLDELFDITTLVQTKKKAYMPIILFGKDFWEGLLDWINTVMIDKGVINNEDRMLLHLVDDIDEACEIIELHYKNTYHSQDHCKIVF; this is encoded by the coding sequence ATGAGTACTAATTATAAAAAAAAGAAGGTTATCACAGATCCTAGAGGTGAAGTAAGCTTTGATAGAGCAAAAGCAGCATGGGATATTATGAAAATAACTTCTGAATTAGTTGAAGGCTATGAAAGACTAGATAATATCACTCCTGCCGTAAGTATTTTTGGATCTGCTAGATTAAGAGAAGGAGACAAACACTATGATGCTACAAAAAAACTAGCAAATAGGCTCTCTCAAGAAGGCTTCTCTGTTATTACTGGCGGCGGACCTGGAATAATGGAAGCTGCTAATAAAGGTGCTTATGAAGGAAGCTCAATTAGCGTTGGTCTAAATATAACCCTGCCTCATGAGCAAAGAGCAAATAATTATCAAGATGCTTCTTTATTTTATAGATATTTCTTCACTCGCAAAGCAATGTTTGTTAAACATTCTATGGCTTATGTTGTTATGCCTGGAGGATTTGGAACTTTAGACGAACTATTTGATATTACAACTCTAGTACAAACAAAGAAAAAAGCATATATGCCAATTATACTTTTTGGAAAAGATTTCTGGGAAGGATTATTAGATTGGATTAATACTGTAATGATTGATAAAGGTGTAATAAATAATGAAGATAGAATGCTATTGCATTTAGTAGATGACATAGATGAAGCTTGTGAGATTATAGAGTTACACTATAAAAATACATATCACTCCCAAGATCACTGCAAAATTGTATTTTAA
- a CDS encoding diacylglycerol/lipid kinase family protein: protein MKIAVIINKDCRNYKKNKDLIKEFENNISCDKFIIKAKDLVSTLKKAQIYPIVIIGGGDGTIHTAVQYIKPEQVLGVLPIGTLNHFIKDAHLPQTVQELIKSIKANRIKNIDLVSINNEKVINNISFGFYPYFVKKREKIEKSIGKLLAYFPAFFRHLLRHKPLNLNLEYNSNNSDITTHSLIISNTPYEISFPVSIVRDDLTSETMGIYYINTLKNVFQASSDKSFWKVEQTNHSIKIKTKSKHNIIKVGIDGEVITLKSPLNISILPKALKVFY, encoded by the coding sequence ATGAAAATAGCAGTTATAATTAATAAAGACTGTCGCAACTATAAAAAAAATAAAGACTTAATTAAAGAATTTGAAAATAATATCTCTTGTGACAAATTCATAATCAAAGCAAAAGATCTTGTTTCTACATTAAAAAAAGCTCAAATATACCCTATCGTTATTATAGGCGGCGGAGATGGCACTATTCATACTGCTGTACAATACATCAAACCTGAGCAGGTTTTAGGTGTCTTACCTATTGGAACATTAAATCATTTTATTAAAGATGCACATTTACCTCAAACAGTACAAGAATTAATAAAAAGTATTAAAGCAAATAGAATAAAGAATATTGATTTAGTCTCTATTAACAATGAAAAAGTCATAAATAATATTTCTTTTGGTTTCTATCCTTACTTTGTAAAAAAAAGAGAAAAAATAGAAAAATCTATAGGGAAATTGCTTGCATATTTTCCAGCTTTTTTCCGACACCTATTAAGACATAAACCTTTGAATCTCAACTTAGAATATAATTCAAATAATTCAGACATAACTACACACTCTTTAATTATAAGTAATACTCCATACGAGATTAGTTTTCCAGTATCTATTGTTAGAGATGATTTAACCTCAGAGACTATGGGTATATACTATATAAATACTTTAAAAAATGTATTTCAAGCAAGCTCTGATAAAAGCTTCTGGAAAGTTGAGCAGACAAACCATAGCATAAAAATAAAAACTAAATCTAAACACAATATAATAAAGGTAGGGATAGATGGAGAAGTTATTACCCTGAAATCTCCATTAAATATTTCTATCCTTCCTAAAGCATTAAAGGTATTTTACTAA
- a CDS encoding metallophosphoesterase family protein: protein MKILHISDLHFGYHDEHLIQNFKKFTRIENPDLIIITGDLTHRAKTDQFEDAKEFIKDLPCKTLCIPGNHDVPLYRVDKRLFSPFSKYKNIMNLPKEISFENDLVNLIGLNSVNPRSVKKGKLTSLQLERIDNYFSNENKWNILMFHHNISKIEDLHNPLHSSKDLIEIAKDRPIHIICTGHLHYSHVTPIDEKFPIIAHAGSLSCKRKNDNYNSFFSFDVDLKNLKITKHIYKEDNFIKDAYWEFSK from the coding sequence ATGAAAATATTACATATTTCTGACCTACACTTTGGCTATCATGATGAGCATCTCATTCAAAATTTTAAGAAATTTACTAGAATAGAAAATCCAGATTTAATAATAATTACTGGTGACTTAACACATCGTGCTAAAACTGATCAATTTGAAGATGCTAAGGAGTTTATTAAGGATTTGCCTTGCAAAACTCTTTGTATACCTGGTAATCATGATGTTCCTTTATATAGAGTAGATAAGCGTCTTTTCTCTCCTTTTTCAAAATATAAAAATATTATGAATCTTCCAAAAGAAATTTCTTTTGAAAATGATCTAGTTAATCTAATTGGTTTAAACTCCGTTAATCCAAGATCTGTAAAGAAAGGAAAGCTAACTAGTCTCCAACTTGAACGTATAGATAATTATTTCAGTAATGAAAATAAATGGAATATATTAATGTTTCATCACAACATATCTAAAATTGAAGATCTTCATAATCCACTACATTCTTCTAAAGACTTGATAGAAATTGCTAAAGATCGCCCTATTCATATTATTTGTACAGGACATCTACACTATAGTCATGTAACCCCAATAGATGAAAAATTTCCAATAATTGCACATGCCGGATCTCTTTCATGCAAAAGAAAGAATGATAATTATAATAGTTTTTTTAGCTTTGATGTTGATTTAAAAAACTTAAAAATAACTAAACATATCTATAAAGAAGATAATTTTATAAAAGACGCTTATTGGGAATTCTCAAAATAA
- the gloA gene encoding lactoylglutathione lyase codes for MRFAHTMLRVKDLDKSIDFYTNVLGMKVLKKSDNPQYKYTLVFLGYGDINENTALELTYNWEAHEYDHGNAFGHLCMEVNDVYKTCDEIKAKGGIVTREAGPVKGGTSVIAFIKDPDGYQIELIDEKVR; via the coding sequence ATGAGATTTGCACACACAATGTTGAGGGTTAAAGATTTAGATAAATCTATAGATTTCTATACAAACGTATTAGGGATGAAAGTTCTTAAAAAATCTGATAATCCACAATATAAATATACTTTAGTATTTCTGGGATACGGAGATATAAATGAAAATACTGCTTTAGAGCTTACTTATAATTGGGAGGCTCATGAGTATGATCATGGTAATGCTTTTGGACATTTATGTATGGAAGTTAATGATGTATACAAAACCTGTGATGAAATAAAAGCAAAGGGCGGTATAGTTACTAGAGAAGCAGGTCCAGTTAAAGGTGGAACATCAGTAATAGCTTTTATAAAAGATCCTGATGGATACCAAATAGAATTAATAGATGAGAAAGTAAGATAA
- a CDS encoding queuosine precursor transporter → MTNFELLFLYTIIDFFIAFLAYRLFGKKGLIVFIIISVIAANIQVNKGIDYSVFGYTFSATMGNVMFGGIFLANDLLNEKYGKDEARKAVFISIFAGLSFVALMCFSTFYQSITSDEYYKNTNEAMDLFFSINGGALKAIIIGNLVYLISQLFDVFIYARFKSYNSDLKWLWLRNSGSTAISQLIDTTLITYGFAFAGIIPMEYALEMVFTTLLIKYIVTAINSPLFYLIAYVKPSKKFI, encoded by the coding sequence GTGACAAACTTTGAACTGCTTTTTCTATATACGATTATAGATTTCTTTATAGCGTTTTTAGCATATCGCCTATTTGGCAAAAAAGGACTTATTGTTTTTATAATTATTAGTGTTATTGCAGCAAATATACAAGTAAACAAAGGGATTGACTACTCTGTTTTTGGATATACATTTTCAGCTACGATGGGGAATGTAATGTTTGGTGGAATATTTTTAGCTAATGATTTACTTAATGAAAAATATGGAAAAGATGAAGCTAGAAAAGCCGTATTTATTTCAATATTTGCAGGGCTCTCCTTTGTTGCATTAATGTGTTTTTCAACTTTTTATCAAAGTATAACCTCTGATGAATACTATAAAAACACTAATGAAGCTATGGATTTATTTTTTTCCATTAATGGAGGAGCTCTAAAAGCTATTATAATAGGTAACTTAGTCTATCTAATTTCTCAGCTTTTTGATGTATTTATTTACGCAAGATTTAAAAGCTATAACTCAGATTTAAAGTGGCTTTGGTTAAGAAATAGTGGCTCTACTGCCATTTCACAGCTTATTGATACAACACTTATAACATATGGATTTGCTTTTGCTGGAATTATCCCAATGGAATATGCTTTAGAAATGGTCTTTACTACTCTGCTTATAAAATATATTGTGACAGCCATTAACTCGCCTCTTTTTTATCTAATAGCCTATGTTAAACCTAGTAAGAAATTTATTTAG
- a CDS encoding Cof-type HAD-IIB family hydrolase → MKKAFFFDIDGTLVYPENKQLVVSKKSIDAINELRSKGHKTFIATGRTEAFVPNSVYELDMDGFVTANGSVVRIDNKLVYEKLFPEEAINRVLDFCEQNNHPWMFEGDKAYVESLESKELKNFYNSVIVNKEKIIEAKNLDNAIIYNALIMADYVDLDALRKALGKGYVVAEHFSCGYVDCYLENHTKADGISKVIEHLGLEGYKTYAFGDGNNDLEMFDKVDCGIAMDNASDKLKAKASLITKSNFEDGIFHALKELDLIQF, encoded by the coding sequence ATGAAAAAAGCATTTTTCTTTGATATTGATGGAACTCTAGTTTATCCAGAAAACAAACAGCTAGTTGTTTCTAAAAAAAGTATAGATGCCATTAATGAATTACGCTCTAAAGGACATAAAACTTTTATAGCGACTGGTAGAACTGAAGCCTTTGTACCAAATTCTGTGTATGAGTTAGATATGGATGGATTTGTTACTGCTAATGGATCTGTGGTTAGAATTGATAATAAATTGGTTTATGAGAAACTTTTTCCAGAAGAAGCTATTAATAGAGTTTTAGATTTCTGTGAACAAAATAATCACCCATGGATGTTTGAAGGTGATAAAGCTTATGTTGAGAGTTTAGAGTCAAAAGAGCTAAAGAATTTTTATAATAGTGTAATAGTTAATAAAGAAAAAATTATTGAAGCTAAAAATCTAGATAATGCGATTATTTATAATGCATTGATAATGGCAGACTATGTTGATCTTGATGCTTTGCGTAAAGCGCTAGGTAAGGGATATGTGGTAGCTGAGCACTTTTCTTGTGGGTATGTTGATTGTTATCTTGAGAATCATACAAAAGCAGATGGAATATCTAAAGTGATAGAACATCTAGGTCTAGAAGGATATAAAACTTATGCTTTTGGCGATGGTAATAATGATTTAGAAATGTTTGATAAAGTTGATTGTGGTATTGCTATGGATAATGCTTCTGACAAGTTAAAAGCAAAAGCATCGTTAATAACTAAGAGCAATTTTGAAGATGGAATATTTCATGCTTTAAAAGAGTTAGATTTAATTCAGTTCTAA
- the queA gene encoding tRNA preQ1(34) S-adenosylmethionine ribosyltransferase-isomerase QueA → MKTDDFDYKLPEELIASYPLENRDASKLLKLNKQTGEIVDHKFTDFIDFINSKDLLVFNNSKVMLARLYGQKATGAKLEFLIEKIKTPKIFETHIKANRSPVIGSEIYVQDTLAKVLEKDGGMYLLELQGDKNIYQLMEEFGHIPLPPYMKREDEEFDAERYQTVYAKDLGSVAAPTAGLHFSEELMQQIKNKGVDTAYITLHVGSGTFKPVQVDDVNNHKMHSEVISVPEDVCEKIRQTKANGGRVIAIGTTSVRSLETAGQNGEIQPYQGETDIFLYPGKKFNVVDAMITNFHLPKSTLIMLVSAFAGKENIMKAYHHAIVERYRFFSYGDAMFLF, encoded by the coding sequence ATGAAAACAGATGATTTTGATTATAAATTACCAGAAGAGCTAATTGCTAGTTATCCTCTAGAAAATAGAGATGCTAGTAAATTGTTGAAGTTAAATAAGCAGACTGGCGAGATAGTGGATCATAAATTTACAGATTTTATAGATTTTATAAATTCTAAAGATTTACTTGTCTTTAACAATAGTAAGGTGATGTTAGCTAGGCTGTATGGTCAGAAGGCAACTGGTGCAAAATTAGAGTTTCTAATAGAGAAAATAAAAACGCCAAAAATATTTGAAACACATATTAAAGCAAATCGTTCACCAGTTATTGGAAGCGAAATATATGTTCAAGATACTTTAGCTAAAGTGCTAGAAAAAGATGGTGGAATGTATCTACTTGAGTTGCAAGGTGATAAAAATATTTATCAGCTAATGGAAGAGTTTGGGCATATTCCATTACCTCCATACATGAAGCGTGAAGATGAAGAGTTTGATGCGGAGCGTTATCAAACTGTATATGCTAAAGACCTTGGTTCAGTTGCTGCACCAACTGCGGGGCTTCATTTTTCAGAAGAGTTAATGCAGCAAATAAAAAATAAAGGTGTTGATACGGCTTATATAACACTACATGTAGGCTCTGGAACATTTAAGCCAGTACAGGTTGATGATGTAAATAATCACAAAATGCATTCAGAAGTTATATCAGTACCAGAAGATGTTTGTGAGAAGATTCGCCAAACAAAAGCAAATGGTGGAAGAGTAATAGCTATTGGTACAACTTCTGTACGCTCACTTGAAACAGCTGGGCAAAATGGTGAAATTCAACCTTATCAAGGAGAGACAGATATTTTTCTATATCCAGGAAAAAAGTTTAATGTTGTAGATGCTATGATTACAAACTTTCACTTACCTAAATCTACACTAATAATGCTTGTTAGTGCTTTTGCAGGTAAAGAAAATATTATGAAAGCATATCATCATGCAATAGTAGAAAGGTATAGGTTTTTTAGCTATGGCGATGCTATGTTTCTTTTTTAG